Sequence from the Gammaproteobacteria bacterium genome:
GCGTCCGGATTAAATACATTGGGGCGAACGAACAGATTCTTGGCAAAGAGCGCTTGCCATGCCGTTTGCGTTTTCACACGCACGGGCAAATAGTATTTTGGGTCATCGCCAACGTGCAGCTCGTTTTCAAAGTAGCCATCCTGTTCCGCTAGATGGGCTTCAACGCGCTGCCAGAGAGCGTCAAACTTTTCTTCTGGGAATGGACGATTCACCGCGCCCCATTCTATCGCCTCGCGCGTCGTTTCTTCCTCAACAATGTAACGATCCGCCGGCGACCGTCCAGTCCGTTTTCCAGTTGTGACCACCAGCGCGCCGTTGTCAGCTAAGACGCCCTCACCACGCTCGAGCGCCAGTTGAATGAGTTCATCCGATGCCAAGTTACGAAATACTTGAGTTTGTGAAATAGCCATAACAAAAATACCTTAATGCTTGCTGAGAAAATCGGGGTCGCTGGAATGGCGAGTTTATACACCTTTTGCGCGAAAAACGCAAAAATGACTTAGGAACGTTTGCGTTTTCTTTCACGTTTTTTCACGTGTTTGATCAACCGCCGGCGTTTTTTCAATTGACGTTCGGTCAACGCATTGCGACGGCCCGCAAAGGGATTCTCGTGTGACTTGAACTCGAACCGTATTGGCGTCCCCACCAAGCCAAGTTTGGCCCGGTAAAAGTTTGAAAGATAACGCTGATAGGATAACGGCAACTCATTGGTCAAATTACCGTGCACCACAATCAGTGGTGGGTTGTGGCCTCCCGGGTGCGCCATACGTAACTTAATGCGATGGCCGCGCACCATCGGCGGCGCGTGTTTGAATTGCGCTTCCTGTAACCATTCTGTTAAGGTGCGTGTTGTCATTTTCACAAAAGCGGAGCGATAAGCTGCCTCGACCGCATCGAACAGCAGTCCAACGCCAGTCCCATGTAACGCAGAAATTGTTTTGACTTCGGCGTAACTGACAAATTGCAGTCGTAAGTCAATGGTGTCCTTGACTGCCCGCTTTTGATCCTCGTCCAGACCATCCCACTTATTGACGGCAATCACCAGACTGCAGCCGGCATTGACCACATGGCCAAGCAAATGCAAATCTTGCTCGGTCACACCCTCACGTGCATCCATAACAAAAATCACGACATGAGCATCTTCAACAGCTTGCAACGTTTTGATGACCGAGAATTTCTCAACACTTTGTTTCACGCGCGCACGGCGGCGGACGCCCGCTGTGTCAATCAACGTGTAGTGCTGCCCTCGCCGGGACATATCAATATAGATAC
This genomic interval carries:
- the der gene encoding ribosome biogenesis GTPase Der — its product is MPVIALVGRPNVGKSTLFNQLTRSRDAIVANLPGLTRDRQYGTAEYLGRRFILVDTGGITGEEVGLDQKMAQQSLKAAEEADVVVMLVDARTGLSAADNFVIDNLRNLGKPTVLAANKIDGLNPDVALAEFYSLGLGEVYPIAAAHKRGIRALMKALFALLPDCVTNASEDTAEDTTNSDASSVEKIRVAIVGRPNVGKSTLVNRMLGEERVVVYDHPGTTRDSIYIDMSRRGQHYTLIDTAGVRRRARVKQSVEKFSVIKTLQAVEDAHVVIFVMDAREGVTEQDLHLLGHVVNAGCSLVIAVNKWDGLDEDQKRAVKDTIDLRLQFVSYAEVKTISALHGTGVGLLFDAVEAAYRSAFVKMTTRTLTEWLQEAQFKHAPPMVRGHRIKLRMAHPGGHNPPLIVVHGNLTNELPLSYQRYLSNFYRAKLGLVGTPIRFEFKSHENPFAGRRNALTERQLKKRRRLIKHVKKRERKRKRS